The following proteins are encoded in a genomic region of Lemur catta isolate mLemCat1 chromosome 10, mLemCat1.pri, whole genome shotgun sequence:
- the URM1 gene encoding ubiquitin-related modifier 1 isoform X1, whose translation MAAPLSVEVEFGGGAELLFDGVKKHQVTLPEQEEPWDIRNLLVWIKKNLLKERPELFIQGDSVRPGILVLINDADWELLGELDYQLQDKDSVLFISTLHGG comes from the exons ATGGCAGCGCCCTTGTCAGTGGAGGTGGAATTCGG AGGCGGTGCGGAGCTCCTGTTTGATGGTGTAAAGAAACATCAAGTCACCTTACCTGAACAGGAGGAGCCCT GGGACATCCGGAACCTCCTTGTTTGGATCAAGAAGAATTTGCTAAAAGAGCGGCCAGAGTTGTTCATCCAGGGAGACAGTGT GCGGCCAGGAATTCTGGTGCTGATTAACGATGCCGACTGGGAGCTGCTG gGTGAGCTGGACTACCAGCTGCAGGACAAGGACAGCGTCCTCTTCATCTCCACACTGCACGGCGGCTGA
- the URM1 gene encoding ubiquitin-related modifier 1 isoform X2, translating into MAAPLSVEVEFGGGAELLFDGVKKHQVTLPEQEEPWDIRNLLVWIKKNLLKERPELFIQGDSVRPGILVLINDADWELLHSSSWATVSSWGR; encoded by the exons ATGGCAGCGCCCTTGTCAGTGGAGGTGGAATTCGG AGGCGGTGCGGAGCTCCTGTTTGATGGTGTAAAGAAACATCAAGTCACCTTACCTGAACAGGAGGAGCCCT GGGACATCCGGAACCTCCTTGTTTGGATCAAGAAGAATTTGCTAAAAGAGCGGCCAGAGTTGTTCATCCAGGGAGACAGTGT GCGGCCAGGAATTCTGGTGCTGATTAACGATGCCGACTGGGAGCTGCTG CACTCCAGCTCCTGGGCCACAGTGTCTTCCTGGGGAAGATGA